GAATCCCTCGGTGTTTGAATGGGCTAACAGTGAGTGATTTACTCGAGGCACTCTCTGGGATGGCTCTTAGTTTACACAGACAGAAAGTTGTTGTGGACTTGCTCCTAGCCACGATAGTCGCTATCGTACTGAACGAAGAGCTTGCAATGACAAATAAACCCCATCTCCGCAATCCGGAAAATATCGTGACCACTGCCGATGAACATGCCTTCATGCAGGACTGGATTTCGGCTCGGGCACTACAGGTACAACGTGCAGCTAAAGTAAGCGAACAAATGGAATTGCCTCACCCAGTAATCCCTCAACTCTTCGAGCGACTCGCTGTTCGTTACCGTGGGCTGATCGTTGATGGTGGCGATGGGGATATTAGTCCAGAGAATGTGGGCTTCTACGATGCCGTCACAGCAGACTTGATAAAGGTATCGAGAAGTAAGTGACCGGGACACTATCGACTGTACACatgttcctcttcttttcttcttgccgATCAGCTGCTGTGTCGCACCTGCTCAGCTGGTAAATacttgtatgtgtgttaATATGCCGTACCGTGGTTCCTTATTATCCCTCCTGGTGTCGCACCCACTATGTCTCCTCTTTCTGCGCGAAACGTCATTTGTTAGACTATTGTAACTAATAGCGCTATcacagtaacaaaaataaggtaATTGCATAAACGTCCAAGCGGTAACAAAAATTGCTACAAACCGCCCTGTAATTCAAAGATAACAAACTGCCGGGTGTACATAATTAACTAGCttgaaagagggagagcaCACAAAGCAAGGAAGGCTACATTGCACTCTTGTAGGTGGTGGATAGGTGTACGAGAAGGAGTGGAAAATAGATTCCACAAAATCACACCACACTGAAAGAGAGAGTGAAGGGCAAGTGGATAACTAGTGGAGGCGGTGCGGGTAAAGCAAGAAATAAGCGGAAAGCTAACAAAGGGACAAAATGTCTGAGGAGTCCTTGACGTTTGCTGAAGTTGTGGCCCGCAAGAATCGTGGGAGCCAATCCGAACTTGTCGGTGCGGATGACAGTGTTGCCAGCCTGCCTTCACATGGAGCACTTCAAAATGGATTAATTGTATTACCATCGCGCCCTTCGGTGGGTGAGAGCTACGCGGATGCAGTAAAGTCAGCGAGTGTGAAACTTGGTGGTGTTCCGGTGAATGTGTCCAAGCTGGATGGCCATGAGTCCGTCACGAATTCAACTTTACAAGAACAGGAGTCCGTACTTTCTTCCTGGGCTGATGATGACGAATGTTTCTTTGACTCGGTTCgaaacgccttgcagaacaGAAATGATGAATTTGAATTGAGGGGCTACCCCAACAATAGCCTTTCTTACGTCAATGTTGGTAATAACGGTTCTAACAACGTTTATGGCAACTCCAATAACAATTACGGTGGCTACAGCAACTTCCGGCGGGGTCGTGGGTCACGTGGGTGGCGGTTCATTAACGGTAACGAAGCAAATTCCAGCAATGGCAACacccacagcaacaacaacaaaaaacgaaagggaTATAACAACAAAACTTGGGGCTCCTACAATCCACCTTGTGGAGTTGATTCTTTAAACCACTTCGGTGGTGGGAGGTTCAGTGGATTTCGGTAGCTGTGCATATCCTTCCTCTATTCAGTGAATAAATGGAAGTTgtggcttctttttttttcttctcgttttgtttgttacaTGTGATGATGGCATTATATCCCCCTTCTTCTTACCTGTATTGTTCTCTTCGTAGtgactgttgttgcttcccTGGGGCGATAATTGGTTTGTTGTGTGCTGACTCAGTTTTGCTGATGTTCGTTTGGCCTTCAGCTGCACAAacgattttttttccccctttctacgtttctcttccaccccctccccccccccccaaaaaaaaaaaaagacacacacacacacgtcgttgttgttgctgttgtcccTGGGGTTCAGTGTGCGGGAAAATGGAGCGGATATTCGGTGTGTGATGAGGTCCCATTTGGAGTGCGTGTAGCGCAGCAGTTGAGAGTTTAATCGAGcaatgaaataaacaaaaaatttaacTGGGCTACTGAGAGGTAATAAACTGGCGAATGGATTCCCTTATGCTTCCATCCAGTAGAGAGGTAGTGCGGAAGTAAGTGAAGGAATTAGGAAGGTGCTTAAAGGAAGTGctgctgtctttttttttttcctttgtgacGTTTTTgaatgtttttattttgccaTTTGAAGTATGCCCACATGTGCGCCATATAtctttgtatatatatatatatatatatgtgtgtatgtgtgtgattcgtttgttttttgtttcttcggtTTTTTCTCATGCTATGCGCTAATACGCTTAAATTGGACCTGCATccatttttctcctctcttttcaACGTACGTTTCAGTCTCTAGCAGTTGACACtgcctttattattatcattacgattttattattttagcCTGCTGCCTTTCATTCGATCCGCTGggcaccttctttttttttcttttttatgtcACCGACCAttacctcttctttctttttttttgtttgtttgtttcttccattttgttttgaattttCAGACCGCGCTGCCGCTTTTGTATTCCACCAATTAAAAACAAgagcacacgcacaaaaatactaacacaaaaggaaaagaaaaaaaaacaaaattaaattaaattaaatgTATGGTTggataagtaaataaatgacAAATTGGgcgatttaaaaaaaaaaaaaggaagaccaGCTGATGACATGTGGGAAGATGTATACGAACTAACACAAAATTGGCAGCGCtaacctccctttttttccttctcttttgttttgcaatTGACAGTGACAATATGAGGAATTGTAACCGGatgaaggaaagacaaaataaCTAATACATTTGTACggaaatgatatatatatatatatatatatatatatattccgtgaattttgtttctttttcaagtACATGTTGAAATATGTTTGTCTTtacctttcttttgctttttatttttctttcctcacgtTAATCACCGCGCACAGTTTCCTCTCGAGGTCATCTGTTTTCAAgagcaacaaaagcaaaataataaaaaaaaaggcgctttttctttttatttcgtttacTTCTTTCGGTATGTACGGTGGCCTGACGATGATAGCgtccaattttttttttgtcaattctttttttttcctttctcccttttagTTAACATGCGCGTGGAGAAAAAAGGTTAAACTCACAACTCTTTTGGTGgttactcatttttttttgtttttttaaatctcgttttgttgttctattttacttttttatgcAAATGCATTGCCTGTTGTAATATTTGGTTGCTTCGCATTAACCAGtcccccctccctcaaatgtttacattttttgttgcatttgcATCAGTTGATACTTGTAGGAGactgtgatgatgatgattattatgattattattataataattattgcgtgggaaaaggaaggcaaaGAGAAGTAAAACAAACGAGGGTGGAAAAAATACATCCCCCTCCccaggaaggaaaaaaaaaaacgaatatgATTGGTGTTTTTCAGTTTAATGAATTGTAACTTCTCAACAGGAtgcgggggggggaagtggtGTGAGCCGAGGAATTCGTAATTGATAAGTGACAGTACTGCCAtagcacaaacaaacacgccaAGTATTGAATTTGAAggttctaaaaaaaaaaaaatactcgGAACTAATTTGGTTCATTTCGATGCCGGAGAGTAGTCACTGtttcattactttttttctatgttttgttttttctcttttggtTTATGTTTTAATTTCAAGGTCAGCTTCTCTGATTTGTGGCGGGCTCTAGCGAGTATTGATCTCAGTTTGAATTTGCGCTTTTCAcctttcatatttttttttttatggttCACGTGTGAGGTGAGgtgtgctgctgttttttctttgtttattttatttttttttttttgacacaATCATGTGGGCATAAATGTTCGGTTTGTTCAATTTGCATTAGTGATATTTGCAGCTGTTGCGACTGTGGATGTGCAATGAGGTAAAGTACAGAGACACAACCCATGATagtgagtaaaaaaaataaaataaaaaattgaaagtgATAACTTTTGTATTAGGGGAGGATAAGggacaaagaagagaagaatcAGTTAGTGAAGGAATAGTATGAAGTTATTGTAGTACTAGCGAAGGAGTGCGTGATCATCTGACCAATAGCTGAAATAATTACTTTTCAAAAACGAGTAAAAtcgccgtttttttttttggtgtgtgtcGTTCAGGCCGGTACCTTTTCTTGAAACgatcctttcctttccttcccttccctttttgttttttttttcttaccttctCATTGATTAGAGGTGAAAATTTCCGGTGCTTCAGTACGGCATTACCGACGGAAGTTTCACTTTTACACACGACCTTATGGAAACCTCATGTGCCTCTGCAGAAGTGCGTAATGAATTGAGTAAATTATTGCAGCGGTTTCAAGATCCAGAGGTTCAGTTTGACCCCATTCAAAAACGTGGAGTCATAAGTAAGGTGATTGGTTACATGACGATGGGTGTTGACACTTCATGTCTCTTTCCACACTTGACACTTGCATGTGAGACGACAGACTTTGTCACCAAGAAACTCGTTTACCTTTATCTCAGCAATCATGCAGAGAAGAATCCTGAAGTGGCGTTACTTTGTATAAACACACTTATTAAAGAGTGTAAGGAACAAAGTCCCATTGTGCGAGGACTTGCGCTGCgctccctttcttcccttcggTTGCCACAACTGTTTGAGTACTTATTTCCTGTCCTAAAGACTGCCTTCACCGATCCATCCCCTTATGTGCGCAAGACGGCGTGCACATGCGCCCTTAGAGTTTTCCGCGCGTCACCCGCGGAGTTTCGCAGGCATCAGTTTCTCAACAACGTCCTAAAGGCCTTGCAGGATAGCGATGCTCTGGTGTGTGGGAATGCATTGGCAGTGCTTCTTGAAGTCTCCCGCGAAGCCGAAGCTAATGGTTGTACGGAAGGTGTTTTGCATGTGACAAAACCTTTATTGTACCAACTGCTAAACATCATGAAACGCGTCTCCGAGTACCACCGCGTGCAGATTATTAGCCTCATACATAAATACGTACCTCAAGATGAGAGTGAAATGTATGACATTATGAATTTATTGGATGAACACCTCCAGACGAGGAATAGCGGTACTGTACTAAGTGTGTGCAAGGCTTTGTTTCACCTGACGCAGAATCACCCTGCGATGTATTCTGAGGTTCTCAGTCGCTTAAAGGCCCCGCTTCTTACGCTAGTGTCGTCGTGCACTGGAACAGAGGCGGTGTATCCTGTGCTATGTCATATtaagctgctgctgcaacatGAGCCCCGGCTTTTTCAGGATGCATACAAGTCATTCTATTGCCGCAACGGGGACCCAACCTATACAAAGACGGTTAAGATGGATATACTTAGTATGTTAGTGACTCCCACCTCGGTAGGAGATATTCTCAATGAATTTGTAGCGTATGCGCACGAACGTGGAAGCAGCGCGGTGTCATGTGCCGCCATCGAGGCGATTGGCCGAATCCCATTGAAACTACCAGCGATGGTGGAGGATGTGACGAAGCATCTCGTTACATTCCTGGAGAGCAGTGTTGAGTACGTACGTAACACGAGCATCACGGTCATGAAGGGCGTTCTGAAAAATCGTCGGTATATTCCCACGGTCCAATTGTTTCTTGAGAAGCTGATGGAATCATATCGTGAGATGGATGTGGTGGAACCTGAGAGCTCCGTAGCGCTTGTGTGGCTTCTCGGCGAGTATGGTGAGCACATAGAAGAGGCGCCGTATATTTTGGAGGAGATGTGTAATGATTCTCTTCTCAAGCGCCCAGCAGAGTTCCTTCGACAGTTTCTTACATCCTCCATAACATTGTTCTTCAAA
The genomic region above belongs to Trypanosoma brucei brucei TREU927 chromosome 10, whole genome shotgun sequence and contains:
- a CDS encoding adaptin complex 4 subunit, putative, producing the protein METSCASAEVRNELSKLLQRFQDPEVQFDPIQKRGVISKVIGYMTMGVDTSCLFPHLTLACETTDFVTKKLVYLYLSNHAEKNPEVALLCINTLIKECKEQSPIVRGLALRSLSSLRLPQLFEYLFPVLKTAFTDPSPYVRKTACTCALRVFRASPAEFRRHQFLNNVLKALQDSDALVCGNALAVLLEVSREAEANGCTEGVLHVTKPLLYQLLNIMKRVSEYHRVQIISLIHKYVPQDESEMYDIMNLLDEHLQTRNSGTVLSVCKALFHLTQNHPAMYSEVLSRLKAPLLTLVSSCTGTEAVYPVLCHIKLLLQHEPRLFQDAYKSFYCRNGDPTYTKTVKMDILSMLVTPTSVGDILNEFVAYAHERGSSAVSCAAIEAIGRIPLKLPAMVEDVTKHLVTFLESSVEYVRNTSITVMKGVLKNRRYIPTVQLFLEKLMESYREMDVVEPESSVALVWLLGEYGEHIEEAPYILEEMCNDSLLKRPAEFLRQFLTSSITLFFKRPPEMQRVLGRMFQLLANDFTHPDVHDQVRLYYRLLRENPEVASYVICAPKSDIIEFAEERNAELKDKLFDEFNTLSVVYFRPSEEFVRDSAPRTGDDDDDKTEDEEQEDDPTHDEDGNKTTHEGIAGHNVSTLPNVSHPHLESNFSLSVDASMELHEFEHRWISLGDSVVTTANMQLRLRSVPDMEMFEDALDVCGVVMLTAGPHNDGDRCFLYAQEEGAMGAYFLLEVCLSRNGMVNVKVKSDSAHMQQFLQHFHKIMDQF